One part of the Leucobacter triazinivorans genome encodes these proteins:
- a CDS encoding class I fructose-bisphosphate aldolase → MALDFERLRELRAADPAGIGRALAERKRREVIRGDGRLFIVAADHPARGAVAVGADPTAMADRYELLERMALAVSRPGVDGVLGTPDIIDDLAALGLLDDKIVVGSMNRGGLRGASFEMDDRYTAYDVEAMVRQGIDFAKTLIRVDLNDAGTAATLEATARAVNAAAAAGLPIMLEPFMSNRVDGRVVNDLSADAVILSTAIASGLGNSSAYTWMKLPVVPEMERVMAATTMPTLLLGGDNGGDPDETFASWAEALALPGVRGLTVGRTLLYPHDGDVAAAVDTAARLVHTDL, encoded by the coding sequence ATGGCGTTGGACTTCGAGCGTCTGCGCGAGCTGCGTGCCGCCGATCCCGCGGGCATCGGCCGCGCGCTCGCGGAGCGCAAGCGCCGCGAGGTGATCCGCGGCGACGGGCGCCTCTTCATCGTGGCGGCCGACCATCCGGCGCGCGGCGCCGTCGCGGTCGGCGCGGATCCCACCGCGATGGCCGACCGCTACGAGCTGCTCGAACGCATGGCGCTCGCCGTCTCCCGTCCGGGAGTGGACGGCGTGCTGGGCACCCCCGATATCATCGACGACCTCGCCGCGCTCGGTCTGCTCGATGACAAGATCGTGGTGGGCTCCATGAACCGCGGCGGGCTGCGCGGCGCCTCCTTCGAGATGGACGACCGGTACACCGCCTATGACGTCGAGGCGATGGTACGGCAGGGGATCGACTTCGCGAAGACCCTCATCCGCGTCGACCTGAACGACGCGGGCACCGCCGCCACGCTCGAGGCCACCGCCCGGGCCGTGAACGCCGCGGCCGCGGCCGGCCTGCCCATCATGCTCGAGCCCTTCATGAGCAACCGGGTCGACGGCAGGGTCGTCAACGACCTCTCGGCCGACGCCGTGATCCTCTCGACCGCCATCGCCTCCGGCCTCGGCAACTCGAGCGCCTACACCTGGATGAAGCTGCCGGTCGTGCCGGAGATGGAGCGCGTGATGGCGGCGACCACCATGCCGACCCTGCTGCTCGGCGGCGACAACGGCGGCGATCCCGACGAGACCTTCGCGTCCTGGGCCGAGGCGCTCGCGCTGCCCGGCGTGCGCGGTCTCACCGTGGGGCGCACCCTGCTCTATCCCCACGACGGCGACGTCGCCGCAGCCGTCGACACCGCCGCCCGCCTCGTGCACACTGACCTGTAG
- the iolB gene encoding 5-deoxy-glucuronate isomerase has product MTQQAERWFHRRGELAEGGWETVVDERIPGWEHTGIRVGRLEPGASLELDGTGVERLIVPLSGSFAVTHTENAAGGESAETVTELAGRASVFDGRTDMLYLSSAATGTVTARSEGESRFLVATSPTDTVRPTRYLPVDEIPVELRGAGASSRQVHNFGRKEVLDAARFIVVEVITPAENWSSYPPHKHDEHIPGHESQLEEIYYFELAPTKEAPAGVDPERAFGMFSSYSSPAGHLEIDSQVKTGDVALVPYGYHGPAVAAPGYDMYYLNVMAGPDPDRSWLISDDPAHGWVRDTWEGQQLDPRLPFEPDR; this is encoded by the coding sequence ATGACGCAGCAGGCCGAACGCTGGTTCCACCGCCGCGGCGAACTCGCCGAGGGCGGCTGGGAGACCGTGGTCGACGAGCGCATCCCGGGCTGGGAGCACACCGGCATTCGAGTGGGCAGACTCGAACCGGGCGCCTCGCTCGAGCTCGACGGCACCGGCGTCGAACGATTGATCGTCCCCCTCTCCGGCTCCTTCGCAGTGACGCACACCGAGAACGCGGCCGGTGGCGAGAGCGCCGAGACTGTCACCGAGCTGGCGGGCCGCGCCTCCGTCTTCGACGGCCGCACCGACATGCTCTACCTCTCGTCGGCGGCGACCGGCACGGTCACCGCCCGCTCCGAGGGCGAGAGCCGCTTCCTGGTCGCGACCTCGCCCACCGATACGGTCCGCCCCACCCGCTACCTGCCGGTGGACGAGATCCCCGTCGAGCTGCGCGGCGCAGGCGCCTCGAGCCGCCAGGTGCACAACTTCGGCCGCAAGGAGGTGCTCGACGCCGCACGCTTCATCGTGGTGGAGGTGATCACGCCGGCCGAGAACTGGTCGTCGTACCCGCCGCACAAGCACGACGAGCACATCCCCGGCCACGAGTCGCAGCTCGAGGAGATCTACTACTTCGAGCTGGCCCCGACGAAGGAGGCACCCGCGGGCGTCGATCCCGAACGCGCCTTCGGCATGTTCAGCTCGTACTCCTCGCCGGCCGGGCACCTCGAGATCGACTCGCAGGTGAAGACCGGAGACGTCGCGCTCGTGCCCTACGGCTACCACGGGCCCGCGGTCGCGGCTCCGGGCTACGACATGTACTACCTCAACGTGATGGCCGGACCCGATCCCGATCGCAGCTGGCTCATCAGCGATGACCCGGCCCACGGCTGGGTGCGCGACACCTGGGAGGGGCAGCAGCTCGATCCCCGGCTCCCCTTCGAACCGGATCGCTAG
- the iolC gene encoding 5-dehydro-2-deoxygluconokinase — MSEQRRPDDVLVMGRLGVDVYPLQQGPLEDVESFGKYLGGSAANVSVAAAKYGHSAALVSRVGDDPFGRYLLRELSRLGVDPREVRVDPEYPTPVTFCEIFPPDDFPLYFYRKPKAPDLQIGSADLDLDAVRDARIFWFTLTGLSEEPSRAAHHAALEARGRRQHTVFDLDYRPMFWADPAEATAQVARAIENTTVAVGNKEECEVAVGETEPDRAADALLERGVELAIVKQGPKGVLAKTREERVEVPPHLVDVVNGLGSGDAFGGALCHGLLEGWGLERVLRFANVAGAIVATRLECSTAMPDATEVEAVLTKGA; from the coding sequence ATGTCGGAACAACGGCGTCCTGATGACGTGCTGGTGATGGGCCGGCTGGGAGTCGATGTCTACCCGCTCCAGCAGGGCCCTCTCGAAGACGTCGAGAGCTTCGGCAAGTACCTCGGCGGCAGCGCAGCCAACGTCTCGGTGGCCGCCGCGAAGTACGGGCACTCGGCCGCGCTCGTGTCCCGCGTCGGCGACGATCCCTTCGGCCGCTACCTGCTGCGCGAGCTCAGCCGTCTCGGCGTCGATCCGCGCGAGGTGCGAGTCGATCCGGAGTACCCGACCCCCGTCACCTTCTGCGAGATCTTCCCGCCCGACGACTTCCCGCTCTACTTCTACCGCAAGCCGAAGGCGCCCGACCTGCAGATCGGGAGCGCCGACCTCGACCTCGATGCCGTGCGCGACGCCCGCATCTTCTGGTTCACGCTCACCGGTCTCAGCGAGGAGCCGAGCCGAGCCGCGCACCATGCGGCGCTCGAGGCCCGCGGTCGCCGGCAGCACACGGTCTTCGACCTCGACTACCGCCCGATGTTCTGGGCGGATCCCGCAGAGGCCACGGCCCAGGTGGCGCGTGCGATCGAGAACACGACCGTCGCCGTCGGCAACAAGGAGGAGTGCGAGGTCGCCGTGGGCGAGACCGAGCCCGATCGCGCGGCCGACGCGCTGCTCGAGCGCGGCGTCGAGCTGGCCATCGTGAAGCAGGGCCCCAAGGGTGTGCTGGCCAAGACCCGCGAGGAGCGGGTCGAGGTGCCGCCGCACCTCGTCGATGTCGTCAACGGCCTGGGCTCGGGCGACGCCTTCGGCGGGGCGCTCTGCCACGGCCTGCTCGAGGGCTGGGGCCTCGAGCGCGTCCTCCGCTTCGCCAACGTCGCCGGCGCGATCGTGGCCACTCGACTCGAGTGCTCCACGGCCATGCCCGACGCCACCGAGGTCGAAGCCGTACTGACGAAGGGAGCCTGA
- a CDS encoding GntR family transcriptional regulator, producing the protein MSTAPVWPDELFTDLDRSGPVPLYFQISSRLERAIREGVIPAGARLENEISIGERLGLSRPTVRRAIQELVNKGLLVRRRGIGTQVVQARVSRPVELTSLHEDLTRVGHTPSTRVLSLERIPADEETAQRLHVAPGAEVTRLRRLRSADGTPMAILENLLPPEFSDLTIEQLERQGLYEILRARGITIKIANQVIGARRTHGEEHELLEIAKGSPLLTMDRVAFDHGGRVIEAGHHCYRPDLYSFETTLVSR; encoded by the coding sequence ATGAGCACTGCCCCCGTGTGGCCGGACGAGCTCTTCACCGACCTCGATCGCTCCGGCCCGGTACCCCTGTACTTCCAGATCTCCAGCCGCCTCGAGCGCGCGATCCGCGAGGGTGTGATCCCGGCGGGCGCCCGCCTCGAGAACGAGATATCCATCGGCGAGCGCCTCGGGCTCTCCCGCCCGACGGTGCGGCGGGCGATCCAGGAGCTCGTCAACAAGGGCCTGCTCGTGCGGCGACGCGGCATCGGCACGCAGGTGGTGCAGGCGCGCGTGAGCCGGCCGGTCGAGCTCACGAGTCTCCACGAGGATCTCACGCGCGTGGGGCATACGCCGTCGACGCGCGTGCTCTCGCTCGAGCGCATCCCCGCCGATGAGGAGACCGCGCAGCGACTGCACGTGGCCCCCGGCGCCGAGGTCACCCGGCTGCGACGGTTGCGCAGCGCCGACGGCACCCCGATGGCGATCTTGGAGAACCTGCTTCCGCCGGAATTCTCAGACCTCACGATCGAGCAGCTCGAGCGGCAGGGCCTCTACGAGATCCTGCGCGCACGAGGGATCACCATCAAGATCGCCAACCAGGTGATCGGCGCGCGACGCACCCACGGCGAAGAGCACGAGCTGCTCGAGATCGCCAAGGGCAGCCCGCTACTCACGATGGATCGCGTGGCGTTCGACCACGGCGGGCGCGTCATCGAGGCGGGCCACCACTGCTACCGGCCCGACCTCTACTCCTTCGAGACCACGCTCGTCTCCCGCTGA
- a CDS encoding heavy-metal-associated domain-containing protein, translated as MSTTEYQVTGMSCGHCEVAIRAEVEQIPGVIGIAVSASTGRLSVSTAAEAPVDDAAVLAAVDEAGYAAARA; from the coding sequence ATGTCCACCACCGAATACCAGGTCACCGGAATGAGCTGCGGGCACTGCGAGGTCGCGATCCGCGCCGAGGTCGAGCAGATCCCCGGCGTCATCGGGATCGCCGTCAGTGCGAGCACCGGGCGCCTCTCGGTGAGCACCGCCGCTGAGGCCCCCGTCGACGATGCCGCCGTGCTCGCCGCCGTCGACGAGGCGGGATACGCGGCGGCCCGCGCCTGA
- a CDS encoding MIP/aquaporin family protein yields MTGTVRNAVAEALATFLFVFAIVAAINNAGDFAPLAIGFALMVLIYATGHLSGAHLNPAVSLGAWMRGALSAGDFVAYVIAQLVGGALGALVAGLIFAAPDAAVAIEAGPSFLVEALFTFILVYVVLNVATSKDTEGNSFYGLAIGSVVVVGAFTVGPISGGGFNPAVALGLAVHGDFAWSNLWLYFLAPLVGGALAALAFRALNTHDKLKAGAAGA; encoded by the coding sequence ATGACTGGTACCGTGCGGAATGCGGTCGCCGAGGCCCTTGCGACATTCCTGTTCGTCTTCGCCATCGTCGCAGCGATCAACAACGCCGGCGATTTCGCGCCCCTCGCCATCGGCTTCGCCCTGATGGTGCTGATCTACGCGACCGGGCACCTCTCCGGCGCACACCTCAACCCGGCCGTCTCGCTCGGCGCATGGATGCGCGGTGCCCTGAGCGCCGGCGACTTCGTCGCCTACGTCATCGCCCAGCTCGTCGGCGGCGCACTCGGCGCACTCGTCGCGGGCCTCATCTTCGCGGCGCCCGACGCGGCGGTGGCGATCGAAGCCGGCCCGTCCTTCCTCGTCGAGGCGCTCTTCACCTTCATCCTCGTCTACGTCGTGCTCAACGTCGCGACGTCGAAGGACACCGAGGGCAACTCGTTCTACGGACTCGCGATCGGATCGGTCGTCGTTGTCGGGGCGTTCACGGTCGGCCCGATCTCGGGCGGCGGCTTCAATCCGGCGGTGGCGCTCGGCCTGGCCGTGCACGGCGACTTCGCCTGGTCGAACCTCTGGCTCTACTTCCTCGCCCCGCTCGTCGGCGGCGCGCTTGCGGCGCTCGCCTTCCGCGCGCTCAACACGCACGACAAGCTCAAGGCCGGCGCAGCGGGGGCCTGA
- a CDS encoding CoA-acylating methylmalonate-semialdehyde dehydrogenase, with amino-acid sequence MTTETPVIPHWIDGARRESASGRTAPVYNPATGEVRAHVALADEAEIAEAIASAHRGFELWSEFSMAKRQTIIFTFRELLNARKGELAAIITAEHGKVLSDAMGEILRGQEVVELATGFPHLIKGAFSENASTGIDVYSIKQPIGVAGIISPFNFPAMVPMWFFPIAIAAGNAVIVKPSEKDPSASLWLAELWKEAGLPDGVFTVLNGDKLAVDGLLTSPDVASISFVGSTPIAQYIYETAAKHGKRVQALGGAKNHMLVLPDADLDLVADQAINAGYGAAGERCMAISVVLAVEPVADELIEKITERIAKLNIGNGASTPEPDMGPLITDVHRDKVTGYIDIAEQDGATIVVDGRDFAVDGHEGGFFVGPTLIDNVPTTSRAYTEEIFGPVLEIVRVKTFEEGVSLINSGAFGNGTAIFTNDGGAARRFQHEIQVGMIGINVPIPVPVAYHSFGGWKASLFGDAKAYGVHGFDFFTREKAITSRWLDPAAHGGINLGFPQND; translated from the coding sequence ATGACCACCGAAACCCCCGTGATCCCGCACTGGATCGACGGCGCCCGCCGCGAGTCGGCGAGCGGCCGCACCGCGCCCGTCTACAACCCCGCGACCGGCGAGGTGCGGGCGCACGTCGCGCTGGCCGATGAGGCCGAGATCGCCGAGGCCATCGCGTCGGCGCACCGCGGCTTCGAGCTGTGGAGCGAGTTCTCCATGGCGAAGCGCCAGACCATCATCTTCACGTTCCGCGAGCTGCTGAACGCCCGCAAGGGCGAGCTGGCCGCGATCATCACCGCCGAGCACGGCAAGGTACTCTCCGACGCGATGGGCGAGATCCTGCGCGGCCAGGAAGTCGTGGAGCTCGCGACCGGCTTCCCGCACCTCATTAAGGGCGCCTTCTCCGAGAACGCCTCGACCGGCATCGACGTGTACTCGATCAAGCAGCCCATCGGCGTCGCCGGCATCATCTCGCCCTTCAACTTCCCCGCGATGGTGCCGATGTGGTTCTTCCCCATCGCCATCGCGGCGGGCAACGCGGTCATCGTGAAGCCGAGCGAGAAGGATCCCTCGGCGTCGCTGTGGCTCGCCGAGCTGTGGAAGGAGGCAGGCCTTCCCGACGGCGTGTTCACCGTGCTCAACGGCGACAAGCTCGCGGTCGACGGCCTGCTCACCTCGCCCGACGTGGCCTCGATCTCGTTCGTCGGCTCGACGCCCATCGCGCAGTACATCTACGAGACCGCCGCGAAGCACGGCAAGCGCGTGCAGGCGCTCGGCGGCGCGAAGAACCATATGCTGGTGCTGCCCGACGCCGACCTCGACCTCGTGGCCGACCAGGCGATCAACGCCGGATACGGCGCCGCGGGCGAGCGCTGCATGGCGATCTCGGTGGTGCTGGCCGTGGAGCCGGTGGCCGACGAGCTGATCGAGAAGATCACGGAGCGCATCGCGAAGCTCAACATCGGCAACGGCGCCTCGACGCCCGAGCCCGACATGGGGCCGCTCATCACCGATGTGCATCGCGACAAGGTCACGGGCTACATCGACATCGCCGAGCAGGACGGCGCGACGATCGTCGTCGACGGCCGCGACTTCGCGGTCGACGGTCACGAGGGCGGCTTCTTCGTCGGCCCCACGCTCATCGACAACGTCCCCACCACCTCGCGCGCCTACACCGAGGAGATCTTCGGCCCGGTGCTCGAGATCGTGCGCGTCAAGACCTTCGAGGAGGGCGTGAGCCTGATCAATTCGGGCGCCTTCGGCAACGGCACCGCGATCTTCACGAACGACGGCGGTGCGGCTCGCCGCTTCCAGCACGAGATCCAGGTCGGCATGATCGGCATCAACGTGCCGATCCCCGTGCCTGTGGCCTACCACTCCTTCGGGGGCTGGAAGGCGTCGCTCTTCGGCGACGCGAAGGCCTACGGCGTGCACGGCTTCGACTTCTTCACTCGCGAGAAGGCGATCACCAGCCGCTGGCTCGATCCCGCCGCGCACGGCGGCATCAACCTCGGCTTCCCGCAGAACGACTAG
- a CDS encoding heavy metal translocating P-type ATPase: protein MSTSQTVSEPAGSDAAERSYELEIGGMTCASCAMRIEKKLNRIDGVEATVNYATEKAKVRAPLDFDPGLLIAEVEKTGYTAALPKPPVQPGAGSGSDGDDEEAPDHELVALRQRLIGSIVLSVPVILMAMIPALQFDYWQWASLALASPVIVWAAWPFHRAAWMNLKHGAATMDTLVSVGTGAAFLWSLYALFFGTAGVTGMTHPFELSVSPTDGAGNIYLEVAAGVTMFILAGRYFEKRSKRQAGAALRALLELGAKDVAVMRDGAEVRIPVEQLSVGDEFIVRPGEKIATDGVIVSGLAAIDASMLTGESVPVEAGPGDAVTGATVNASGRIVVRATRVGGDTQLAQMAKLVEDAQSGKAEVQRLADRVSGVFVPIAIDIAVLALGAWLGAGFPAASAFTAAVAVLIIACPCALGLATPTALLVGTGRGAQLGILIKGPEILESTRRVDTIVLDKTGTVTTGKMTLIDAIPAQGTERSDLLRLAGALEDASEHPIAQAIAKGASEELDIDLPDVEDFRNTEGKGVSGVVDGHAVLVGRRSLLEEWSIELDPAIAAAQAEAEGHGRTAVLVAWDGRIRGVLVVADRVKPTSAEAIGQFRELGLTPILLTGDNDTVARQIAAEVGIEQVIAEVLPGDKADVISKLQGEGRVVAMAGDGVNDAAALAQADLGLAMGTGTDAAIEASDITLVRGDLRSAADAIRLSRRTLGTIKGNLFWAFAYNVSAIPLAALGLLNPMLAGAAMAFSSVFVVGNSLRLRRFSGSVAPDARKD from the coding sequence ATGTCGACATCACAGACCGTGAGCGAACCCGCAGGCAGCGACGCAGCAGAGCGCAGCTACGAGCTCGAGATCGGCGGAATGACCTGCGCCTCGTGCGCGATGCGCATCGAGAAGAAGCTGAACCGCATCGACGGCGTCGAGGCCACGGTCAACTACGCGACCGAGAAGGCGAAGGTGCGCGCGCCGCTCGACTTCGATCCCGGCCTGCTCATCGCCGAGGTCGAGAAGACCGGGTACACCGCGGCTCTGCCCAAGCCCCCCGTGCAGCCGGGTGCGGGATCCGGGTCCGACGGGGACGACGAAGAAGCCCCCGACCACGAGCTCGTCGCGCTGCGCCAGCGCCTCATCGGCTCGATCGTGCTGTCGGTGCCAGTGATCCTCATGGCGATGATCCCGGCGCTGCAGTTCGACTACTGGCAGTGGGCATCGCTCGCGCTCGCCTCCCCCGTCATCGTGTGGGCGGCGTGGCCGTTCCACCGCGCGGCGTGGATGAACCTCAAGCACGGCGCCGCGACGATGGACACGCTCGTATCCGTGGGCACCGGCGCGGCCTTCCTCTGGTCGCTCTACGCGCTGTTCTTCGGCACCGCGGGCGTCACCGGCATGACCCACCCGTTCGAGCTGTCCGTGAGCCCCACCGACGGCGCGGGCAACATCTACCTCGAGGTCGCCGCCGGCGTGACCATGTTCATCCTCGCAGGGCGCTACTTCGAGAAGCGCTCGAAGCGTCAGGCCGGCGCCGCCCTGCGCGCCCTGCTCGAGCTGGGCGCCAAGGACGTGGCCGTGATGCGCGACGGCGCCGAGGTGCGCATCCCCGTCGAGCAGCTCTCGGTGGGCGACGAGTTCATCGTGCGTCCGGGCGAGAAGATCGCCACCGACGGCGTGATCGTCTCGGGTCTCGCGGCCATCGACGCCTCCATGCTCACGGGCGAGTCCGTGCCCGTGGAGGCCGGTCCCGGCGACGCCGTCACGGGCGCGACCGTCAACGCGAGCGGCCGCATCGTCGTGCGCGCCACCCGCGTGGGCGGCGACACCCAGCTCGCGCAGATGGCGAAGCTGGTCGAGGACGCGCAGTCGGGCAAGGCCGAGGTGCAGCGCCTCGCCGACCGGGTGTCGGGCGTCTTCGTGCCGATCGCCATCGACATCGCGGTGCTGGCGCTGGGCGCCTGGCTCGGCGCGGGCTTCCCCGCCGCCTCCGCATTCACCGCCGCGGTGGCGGTGCTCATCATCGCCTGCCCCTGCGCGCTCGGGCTCGCGACGCCGACCGCGCTGCTCGTGGGCACCGGCCGCGGCGCGCAGCTCGGGATCCTGATCAAGGGGCCCGAGATTCTCGAATCGACCCGCCGCGTCGACACGATCGTGCTCGACAAGACCGGCACCGTCACCACGGGCAAGATGACCCTGATCGACGCGATCCCGGCACAGGGCACCGAGCGCTCCGATCTGCTGCGTCTCGCCGGCGCGCTCGAGGACGCCTCGGAGCACCCGATCGCCCAGGCGATCGCGAAGGGCGCCTCGGAGGAGCTCGACATCGACCTGCCCGACGTGGAGGACTTCCGCAACACGGAGGGCAAGGGCGTCTCGGGAGTCGTCGACGGGCACGCCGTGCTGGTGGGCCGCCGCTCACTGCTCGAGGAGTGGTCGATCGAGCTCGACCCCGCGATCGCGGCCGCGCAGGCGGAGGCCGAGGGGCACGGCCGCACCGCGGTGCTCGTGGCGTGGGACGGGCGGATCCGCGGCGTGCTCGTGGTCGCCGACCGGGTCAAGCCCACGAGCGCCGAGGCGATCGGCCAGTTCCGCGAGCTCGGACTCACCCCGATCCTGCTCACCGGCGACAACGACACCGTGGCCCGGCAGATCGCCGCCGAGGTCGGCATCGAGCAGGTCATCGCCGAGGTGCTGCCCGGCGACAAGGCCGACGTGATCTCGAAGTTGCAGGGCGAGGGCCGGGTGGTCGCCATGGCCGGCGACGGCGTGAACGACGCCGCCGCGCTCGCGCAGGCCGACCTGGGCCTCGCGATGGGCACGGGCACCGACGCCGCCATCGAGGCCTCCGACATCACCCTGGTGCGCGGCGACCTCCGCAGCGCCGCCGACGCGATCCGGCTCTCGCGCCGCACGCTCGGCACCATCAAGGGCAACCTGTTCTGGGCCTTCGCCTACAACGTCTCGGCGATCCCGCTCGCGGCGCTCGGCCTGCTCAACCCCATGCTCGCCGGTGCGGCGATGGCGTTCTCGAGCGTCTTCGTCGTCGGCAACAGCCTCCGACTCAGGCGGTTCAGCGGCTCGGTCGCTCCGGACGCGCGGAAGGATTGA
- a CDS encoding cation diffusion facilitator family transporter, which yields MSEEPGPAESCDAEFSAGHPERPGAGSGAGARAAGHGHSHDHGLQGAGTATGKHRTRLILVLSITLLVFVVQVIGALISNSLSLLADAGHMLTDATGVAIALIASLIAGLPATSKRTYGYLRVEVLAALVNGIVLGVIAVVILVQAISRFGTEVEVHSGPMLIAAVIGAAANLVSLLILRAGQKESLNVRGAYLEVLGDLLGSGAVILAGVIILFTGWNAVDQIASILIALLIFPRAVSLLRDVVDVLLEASPKHVDVDAAQRHMLAVPGVIEVHDVHAWTITSGVPAFSAHVTVTDAVWSEHDYHAILDELRACLHEHFDTEHVTLQIEPEGHTTGEGGAHPAA from the coding sequence ATGAGCGAGGAGCCCGGGCCGGCCGAATCCTGCGACGCCGAATTCAGTGCGGGGCACCCCGAGCGACCGGGCGCCGGTTCCGGCGCAGGCGCCCGGGCAGCCGGGCACGGGCACTCGCACGACCACGGCCTGCAGGGGGCCGGCACCGCGACCGGCAAGCACCGCACGCGCCTGATCCTCGTGCTCTCGATCACCCTCCTCGTGTTCGTGGTGCAGGTGATCGGCGCGCTCATCTCGAACTCGCTGTCGCTGCTCGCCGATGCCGGGCACATGCTCACCGACGCGACCGGGGTGGCCATCGCGCTCATCGCGAGCCTCATCGCCGGGCTCCCCGCCACCTCGAAGCGCACGTACGGCTATCTGCGCGTGGAGGTGCTCGCCGCGCTGGTCAACGGCATCGTGCTCGGGGTCATCGCCGTCGTGATCCTCGTGCAGGCGATCTCACGGTTCGGCACCGAGGTCGAGGTGCACTCGGGGCCCATGCTCATCGCGGCCGTCATCGGCGCCGCGGCCAACCTCGTCTCGCTGCTCATCCTGCGGGCGGGCCAGAAGGAGAGCCTCAACGTGCGCGGCGCATACCTCGAGGTGCTCGGCGATCTGCTCGGCTCCGGCGCAGTCATCCTCGCGGGAGTCATCATCCTGTTCACCGGATGGAACGCGGTGGATCAGATCGCCTCGATCCTCATAGCCCTGCTCATCTTCCCCCGCGCCGTCAGTCTGCTGCGCGACGTGGTCGACGTACTGCTCGAGGCCTCGCCCAAGCACGTCGACGTCGATGCGGCGCAGCGCCACATGCTCGCCGTGCCCGGTGTCATCGAGGTGCACGATGTGCACGCCTGGACCATCACGTCGGGCGTTCCCGCGTTCTCCGCGCACGTCACTGTGACCGACGCTGTGTGGAGCGAACACGACTACCACGCGATCCTCGACGAGCTGCGCGCCTGCCTGCACGAGCACTTCGACACGGAGCACGTCACCCTGCAGATCGAGCCGGAGGGGCACACCACCGGCGAGGGAGGCGCGCACCCGGCGGCGTGA
- a CDS encoding glycosyltransferase, producing MQSSPLRVGFVMLHTSPLDVPGTKDAGGMNVVVRAQADALARAGHDVTIFTRRSDPALPHRSELRPGLTVVHLDAGPARLLAKGEHEGVMEQFGALLDAELQRSPVDLLHAEHWFSGIAALPAAKSAAIPLVQSYHSIAAPPESPLGEGERPESPGRLAGERRLAHEVDLVIAVSEAERRTVMERLDGVDDRVRVVPLGVDTELFHPCATQECAEDRDWLSSGGRPEVIVVGRLHPLKGFDLVIDAVAAIDPDRRPMLRVVGAPPPDGDDYVRALHEAVAQHGMLCTTAFDGALRRRDLAERIRRAGIMLVPSHSETFGLVALEAAASGVPVIARDAGGLREAVIDGETGILIPVEPGAGDDPRVWAETIERLLDDAELRERMGATAREHALRRSWDASAERLLEVYRELLAR from the coding sequence ATGCAATCCTCACCGCTGCGCGTCGGTTTCGTGATGCTGCACACCTCCCCGCTCGATGTGCCCGGCACGAAGGACGCCGGCGGGATGAACGTGGTGGTGCGTGCACAGGCGGACGCGCTGGCGCGCGCCGGCCACGACGTCACCATCTTCACCCGGCGGAGCGATCCCGCGCTGCCGCACCGTTCGGAGCTGCGCCCGGGCCTGACCGTGGTGCACCTCGACGCCGGACCCGCCCGCCTGCTCGCGAAGGGCGAGCACGAGGGGGTCATGGAGCAGTTCGGCGCCCTGCTCGATGCAGAGCTGCAGCGCAGCCCGGTCGACCTGCTGCACGCCGAGCACTGGTTCTCGGGTATCGCCGCGCTGCCCGCGGCGAAGAGCGCGGCGATCCCGCTCGTGCAGAGCTACCACTCCATCGCGGCGCCGCCGGAATCGCCGCTCGGCGAGGGTGAGCGCCCGGAGTCCCCCGGGCGGCTGGCGGGCGAGCGCAGGCTCGCGCACGAGGTCGACCTCGTGATCGCCGTGAGCGAGGCCGAGCGGCGCACCGTTATGGAGCGGCTGGACGGAGTCGACGATCGAGTGCGGGTGGTGCCCCTCGGCGTCGATACCGAGCTCTTCCACCCCTGCGCCACCCAGGAGTGCGCCGAGGATCGCGATTGGCTGAGCAGCGGTGGGCGTCCGGAGGTCATCGTCGTGGGCCGGCTGCACCCGCTGAAGGGCTTCGACCTGGTCATCGACGCGGTGGCGGCGATCGACCCGGATCGCCGACCCATGCTGCGTGTCGTGGGCGCACCGCCGCCCGACGGCGACGACTACGTGCGCGCGCTGCACGAGGCCGTGGCCCAGCACGGCATGCTCTGCACTACCGCGTTCGACGGCGCGCTGCGTCGGCGCGACCTCGCCGAGCGCATCCGCCGCGCAGGGATCATGCTCGTGCCGTCGCACTCTGAGACCTTCGGTCTCGTCGCGCTTGAGGCGGCCGCGTCTGGGGTGCCGGTGATCGCGCGTGATGCCGGAGGTCTGCGCGAGGCGGTGATCGACGGTGAGACGGGCATCCTCATCCCGGTCGAGCCCGGTGCCGGCGACGATCCGCGGGTGTGGGCCGAGACCATCGAGCGGCTGCTCGATGACGCCGAGCTGCGCGAGCGGATGGGTGCCACCGCGCGGGAGCACGCGCTGCGCCGCAGCTGGGACGCATCGGCCGAGCGGCTGCTCGAGGTCTATCGGGAACTGCTCGCGCGGTAG